One genomic window of Candidatus Nitrospira inopinata includes the following:
- the ribD gene encoding bifunctional diaminohydroxyphosphoribosylaminopyrimidine deaminase/5-amino-6-(5-phosphoribosylamino)uracil reductase RibD: MTRDLDFMALALRLAEKGRGTAGPNPMVGAVVVREGRIVGRGFHLRPGLPHAEILALRQAGDLAAGATLYVTLEPCCHQKKRTPPCVPAVIGSGIRRVVVAMTDPNPSVRGRGVAALRRAGLAVTVGVARQEAEELNRAYSHWMKTKRPYVTLKAGMTLDGKIATATGESRWITGQPSRREVHRLRREVDAVLVGVGTVMRDDSSLTARTGPRLARLAERQPLRIVVDSRLRIPPNARILAQQEAAKTVVATTALADPVRKRALLERGIEVLTLPVVGGSVSLAALMSDLGRRGIISVLLEGGGKLNAAMLKARLVQRVRLYVAPLLLGGDDAKSLIGGKGPARLASATRLRHLTTRAVGGDLVVEGDL; this comes from the coding sequence GTGACGCGCGATCTTGATTTCATGGCCCTCGCTCTCCGTCTCGCCGAGAAAGGCCGGGGGACGGCCGGCCCCAATCCGATGGTCGGCGCCGTCGTCGTCAGAGAGGGGCGAATCGTCGGCCGGGGGTTTCATCTCCGCCCCGGCCTTCCCCATGCCGAAATCCTGGCTCTTCGTCAAGCAGGAGATCTTGCCGCGGGCGCGACGCTCTACGTCACGCTCGAGCCCTGTTGCCACCAGAAGAAACGAACGCCCCCCTGCGTTCCGGCCGTGATCGGCTCCGGTATTCGTCGCGTGGTCGTCGCCATGACCGATCCCAATCCGTCGGTCAGGGGAAGGGGCGTGGCCGCGCTCCGCCGGGCCGGACTTGCGGTGACGGTCGGTGTCGCCCGACAGGAGGCCGAGGAATTGAACAGGGCTTACTCTCATTGGATGAAGACGAAACGTCCCTACGTCACGTTAAAGGCCGGCATGACGCTGGACGGAAAAATCGCCACGGCGACCGGGGAATCGAGGTGGATCACCGGTCAACCGTCGCGTCGAGAAGTTCATCGGCTTCGCCGTGAGGTGGATGCCGTCCTGGTCGGCGTAGGGACGGTGATGCGGGATGATTCATCGTTGACCGCGCGGACCGGCCCGCGGCTCGCCAGGTTGGCCGAAAGACAGCCGCTCCGCATCGTCGTGGACAGCCGATTGCGCATCCCGCCGAATGCCAGGATCTTGGCGCAACAGGAAGCTGCGAAGACGGTGGTGGCCACGACCGCGTTGGCCGATCCTGTCAGGAAGCGGGCGTTGCTCGAACGAGGGATCGAGGTCCTCACGCTTCCCGTCGTGGGAGGAAGCGTCTCGCTGGCCGCCCTGATGAGCGATCTCGGCCGGAGGGGAATTATCTCGGTCTTGTTGGAGGGCGGCGGCAAGCTGAATGCCGCCATGCTGAAGGCGCGACTCGTCCAGCGCGTCCGTCTCTATGTCGCGCCGCTGTTGCTCGGCGGCGATGACGCGAAAAGCCTTATCGGAGGAAAAGGCCCGGCTCGCCTGGCTTCAGCGACGAGACTGCGTCATCTGACGACTCGCGCGGTCGGCGGCGATCTGGTCGTTGAGGGCGATCTATGA